The following is a genomic window from Manihot esculenta cultivar AM560-2 chromosome 9, M.esculenta_v8, whole genome shotgun sequence.
AAATAGAGGCGATTCCTCTTTAGAGTCAGTGTTGGCAGAATTTTCTTATTCATTTCATGAGCTGAATGGGTTGCCGCCCATAAGATCATGCCATCATCAAATTTGTTTGTTCCTTCAATCCTCACTTGTAGTAGTATGACCATACCGCTACCTACATATTCAAAAggatgaaaataaaaaacaatgTGTATCCATGTTTCAACAAGGTATAATCCGTCCAAGCCGCTCTCCTTTCTCATTACTTgtgttatttattaaaaaacaaaatggTTCGTGGAGATTGTGTAGATTACAGGGAATTAAATGATCTCCGTGGTCGATGAATTACTTGATGAGCTGCACAGGCCTCAATATTTTACCAAACTAGATGCGCTCCAGCTACCGCCAAATTCGAATGGATACTGAAAATGTGGAAAAAACAGTTTTTTGCACACATCATGGCCATTTTGAATTCTTATTATGCCATTTGGCCTTATTAACGTGCCTTCTACTTTTCAGGCACTTATGAACAATGTGTTTTCTCCTCATTTGAAAAATTTTGTACTTATCTTTTTTATGATATTCTAATCTACAGGAAATCATCGAAGGAGTATCTAAGCCACATTTAAAAGGTTGTCACTTTGTTATGTTCACATCATTTATTCCTAAAGCACTCTAAATACTCTTTTGGTGCTAAATAGATGTCCTATTTAAGTCATGTCATAAGTGACGTAGGGATGACAGCAGATGCAAGTAAAATTTCAACAATAACTGAATGGCTAGAACCACAATCTATTAAAACCCTTTGTAATTTTCTTAGCCTTGCAAGCTActattagaaatttattaaagacTATGGTAGTATCGCAAATCCTCTTACAAATTTattgaagaaaaataattttcaatggTCTACTATAGCTAGAGAGGCATTTCAACAATTAAAGGCAACACTTGCAAACTCTCTAGTTTTTCAATTACCagattttgattttgaatttgttGTCAAATGCGATGCATCTGGGGAATGTATAGGGGCTGTTATTTAACAGCATGGTCATCCAATTGCTTTTTTCAGTCAGAAATTGGCCGCAAGACACTTCAAACTAGTGGCATATGATCGCGAGCTCATTAGGCTAGCGAAAGTGAGCTCATTAGGCTAGCGAAAGTGGTCTAACACCGACGTCATTATTTATGGAGGAGGAAATTCCTTATCCGGACTGACCATTATAGCCTCAAATACTTGCTTGAACAACGTTTGACCACTTCTCCTCAATAACATTGGATCCGTAAATTGTTGGGTTTTGATTTTCGAGTGGACTACAAGGTAGGTCCTTTAAATAAAGTGGCCGATGTTCCATGTTTCCTTACTCAAGCCATTTAAAGGAGAACTTCCGATTGACATTCCTCCCTTGCCTCCCACACTAGATGGCCGAAATGTTCCAACTCCAATTCACATCATCCAATCTCAACTGAATCATGGTTCATGGAAAATCTTAGTTGCTTGGACTGGCTATTCCAATACTGATGTCACCTGGAAATCCTTATCTCATTTTCAAGacgcttatccttcctttccgCTTGAGGATAAGCTATTTTTCTAGGGTGGGAGTGATGTTATGGATGCATTCGTGGGTAAGTACTACAAGCGCTCCAAACAAAATTAGAAGTTCATCGGCGATAGAAGTTTATATTTTAGATTAAGAGATCTATCTCTATctaaattaatctaaatttattaaatagttaGATTAGATTTTATCTTTATCTTATCAGTTAGATAAGTGATAAGTTCAAATAAAACTCTACTTGTATCTGATTAGTTATTTGCATTATAAGTCTCACTATAAAAAGGAattattactaatgaataaaataagcATAAACTATTTACCAAATTTTTTCAAGATCTAAAGTACTTTTTTACCGAGCTTTGAGGTACCCGAGCTCCCTCCATTGAGCTCTCATATTTCTTCATCATGAGTTCCATCTGAAGAGGTGGGAATCGTAATAAAGGCAAGGTCACAGCTGAAGGCGACTCTCCTACCCACAGACCCGTGCGATCCTTAACTAGGGAACTTAACAGTTTTCTTCTTAAACCCTCAGTTATTGATTGTATTCATAACAATGCAGAGGCTATTTTGCAATCAATCACAAAATCTATATGATACAACAGATATCTCTCTAATTCTCTCATTCTCCTCCTCTTCCCATTTCTTCTTCTGTTTCTCCTCTCTGCTTCTTCTCTTCCTTCCATTATTCTTCTTCAGTTCTAAAGTTTTAGGACAATTCAGAATCTCACTAGTAACAGTTGGTATTCAGAGCAAGGTAGAGTGGGCATTGCTTGATTCCTACCCCATCTGGCTTGCTTTCTAACAGTTGTTATAAGGTTTCTCTGCTGTTGCTTCTATAATATTTCTCCTATCTGTTATTCTTTCTATTCTTGCTCAATTTCTTCTCTATCTTCTGTTCATTCTCCGATTTCACATGATAGTGATTTTCATTTTTCACTATAAACAGAAAACCCAAACAGTTATAGCAACACCACTTGCCACTGGCTACCAGTATTTGTTTTACCAAAGGTTAATTGTCCACTAGTAATTCCATCTGACATAAAAACATGTCAAACACACCCAGGAAATGGACTATGATCAGTATCTTTCATCTCCAATACTAACCTTTCCAACACTTCATATATTTCATCACAATGAGGGTGATTCTTATCTTTAGACATAAAATGGAATACATGACCTGCAATATGAATCCAACTACAGCCGGCTTCCTTTCGCAGACCCTTTTCCCTCATCTCTTTCCTCAATTTATCAACACTTTCCCAGTTTGCTTCTTCAGCATACATATTGGAGAGCAAGACTTTATAGCCTGCTGTGCTGTCTACTGAACCCATTTCAAGTAACTCATTGGCAACAACCTCTCCCAATTCAATGAGTCCATGAAGTCTACAAGCCCCAAGAAGTGATCCCCAAATTTGCATTACATTCCCTTCCTCTCCCAGCTGTTTAACAAACTCATAGGCTTCAATCACTCTCCCAACTCTTCCTAACATGTCTGCAATACAACAATGATGCTGAATTGAGGGCTGAATCTTAAAGTCTCTCTTCATTGACTCAAAAATCTGAAGACCTTCATCAACCAAACCAGCATAACTGCAAGCTGACAAGACCGCAACAAAAGTAATTGCATCAGTCTCAATACCAGATTTCTGCATTGAATGAAACAAAGAGAGAGCTCTCTCAACCATCCCATTCTGACCATAACCCAATATCATTGACGTGTACATGACAGAATTTTTCTCAGAAGATTTGGTAAAAATACTTTCAGCATAATTGATTGCACCTGATTTAGAGTACATGTCAACAAGGGCAGTTCTGACAAAGATATTATGGTCCAATAAAAATCGAATGGCAACTCCATGGAGCTGCTTTCCTGAATCTATACTTCCTAATGGATTACAAGCTGGGAGACTGGATGCTAAGGTCACAGAATTAGGCCTTAGATTTTGCTCAAGCATTTGTGAAAAGGTAACAAAAGCTTCTTCAACCAGCCCATTCTGTGTGTACCCAGCAATCATTGCGTTCCATGTGGCTTGATCTCTATTTCTAGTATAGTTCTTTTCGAAAACCTGTTGTGCTGTCCTAATCAAACCTGTTTTAGCATACATTTCAATGAGATAGCTGTCCATTCCATCAAATTTGATGCCTTGCCTAACAAGATATGCATGAGTCTGCTTTCCAATTTCTTGGTTTCTAAGATTAGATGCTGCAGAGAGTAGACAAGTTACTGTCACAGAATCAACAGTATACTCTTCTTCCTGCATCTCATGCACAAGCATCAACCCTTCATCATATAGCCCATTCTGTATGAAACCAGAAATCATGGTATTCCATGAGACAACATCTCtttctggcatcttcagaaaaaCTCTGAATGATGTGTGGACAGAATTGCACCTAGAGTACATGGCAATGAGTGCATTCAGTATCCTCACTGGTAGTACTGATAGCTTTTTAATTACAAAGGCATGCAGCAGCTGGCCCAAGTCCAGAAGCTGCAACTGTGAAACCGCTGTCAAAACTAAGAGAAAGGTTACATCATCGGGAACTATCTGTTCTGTTTCCATAGCTTGAAGAAATAGATCAATACCTTCAAAGAAATAATCATTCTGCACATACCCACCAATCATAGTGTTGCAAACTTCTGTATTCTTCTCCAAACAATGGTCAAAAACCTTCCTAGCAAGATCAAGGCAACAAAGCTCAGCATACACTGATATTGCTGAACTCACAACAAACAAGTCATTCACATATTCACTACCCAGTTTAAGAAGCAACCCATAAAGAGCATTTGCATACTTGCAGTGGCCGAAGCTCGAGAGAGCAGGGAAAACATTGATAAAACTTACTAGACTTGGATTAATCCCCGTTTTCATCATTATCTTAAATTGTCTAATCGCCTCTGTGTATCTCTCCGTCTTCACATACCAAGAAACCACAGTGTTCCAACCAATCACATCCCTCTCAGGCATTGtcttaaaaacattacatactaAATCATACTTGGAGAAATCAAAATCATTCAAGGGGCACCTGCTACTCAAACATGTAGAGTACATATTTAAAAGAGAATTATACACAATTCTACTCGGATATGATAAACACCGAATAAAATGGCAATGAATGGTTTTTCCTATTGTTAAATTGCCAGTTACTGCGCAGGCTTTAAGAGTAGAAGAGTAGGTATAGGAATCACATTTGGTGTGAGTAATTTTAAGTTGGGAGTACAATGAAAGGGCTTCTAGGGGCATTTTATTGCAAATGAAGCCAATAATGATCGTGTTCCAAATAATAGTAGTTGGGCGAGGAATTGCATCGAACAGTTGGCGAGCAAGATGGAGTTGACCCTCTACACAAAGCCTGCTCAGGCGAGAGCGGACACTAGAGGCTGCGAGAGTGGGGCTTGGCGGTGGTGAGACTGTACAGCGAGAGGCTTTATGGTGGTGGTAGTTGGAGGATGGGTCACTGGGGAGAGAGGGGGCAGAGGGAGGAATAGGAAGAGCAGAAGTGGAGGACATAGGTGACTTCTTACGCTCTCCTGTGATATTTTGCAGAAATATGCCCTTGCAATTTACGGACCGCTGAATCAGTACAAGATCTCTTTCAGTTTGTGAGAATTAGGGATGTAAACAGGTAGGGTAACCGCAAAATTGAGGGTACCcaaatccgaacccgattatatatacaatttccgaacccgtcccaaatccgtttaatattttaattttactatccgaacccgtcccaaatccgtttaacaatacccgcacaatacccgaacccgatacaaaccagcaactcagcaactcagcaaataatttttttaattcaattcaatgacaAAACCAAATAAACTATCTAACAGTTGGCACAACCCGGTAGGAGGAGAAATGTTCAATGACAAGAtccagcaactcagcaacccagcaaataatgatttataatcaaataattagattaattgtccataaatttaaaaatcaacagtattacattaatcaaatagcaaataattagattttttaacatatccaaataattatattaatagttcataaattataaaattctttaagaacatacacataaaaaatCTTGAAACTTGAAAGAGAGTTATAGTCAAAGCAGATGTCGCCGATTGAGGAGAGAAGTGTTGTCTCTAGCGTCAGTGAAGTGTGGGGAGAGAAGCGTAAATCGAAAAGAGTAGATTTCACCTGACTGGGGAGAGAGAAGGAAATATCGCCGACGCCGACCGGGcagagggaagagttgtcttcAACTGGAAAGTCGGAGATGTCGccgctggagagagagaaggagatattgacgggggagagagaagatttatcgtcgactggggagagaaaggagacgttgCCGGTGATGACTGGGCTGTCGGCAGttgtcagtgaagtgggggagaggcgTGACTGAGAACTATGGGAAGGGAagcgagggagagagagagatgaaaaaataaattagggattaggattagttttgttagtatagttaatcgggttcgggtaatgggtatccgatcacctaatcccgaaccctacccgaatccgagacgagtaaaatttttcaaacccgaatccgcccaaatccgttttgtGAAAACCCAAATCCGTCCTTATACGGTTtgggcggatcgggtacccgtgaAAACCCGCCCGCCTGTCATCCCTAGTGAGAatcaatatttttcaaattcaattacgaGGGACTCGCACTCTGTTTCTGGAGATATTTTTTTTTGCAGTAAATGAagtatttcaaaatttaaaaactttaaatttatgATTGAAAGGGAgtgagaatttttaaaataaaatttttttaaggtcaaaactttaaacttcaaaaaattattaatttcaatctattaaattagtaaattaaGAAAGTTTTCTCttaaaatctttaaatattttttaaaaaaatgttatttttttaataataaaaaattaataaaatttttttttaaatggaaaacattattaaaatttaaaatttataaaaaaaactttattttataaagatatacattaaaaaatcttattttactttatcttttttcaaacacagtcaaaattaaaaaaattatccgcACATTGCTGAACTTCTCTCTAGATGaataaatagagaaaaaaaaatttttaatttattttctgatCGAGTCGGTTTACTTTTGTAACTGTTCAATAATTTTTGTGCCTTTTTAAGTAAATGAtaacctttttatttttgtctAGAAAATAATTCTCGTTTTTTACTTTAAGATTAaggttatttatatatattatttattttttataataaatctcTTGAGATATGCTTTGATGGTTGATGAATTTTTCTCCTGTAGACTTGTTGAGGTTTTACTCAATTGAAAGTCATAGGTAATCTCTGGAAttgtcttttgttttttttttcctctagtATGACATATCTTAGAGATATTACCAATACCTCATTTTTggtttttaatcttttaaaaactaaatatataCAAAAGCCTATTTATATTTCTACGGCTTTTAAATTACACCGTTCTTTGCATTGTGCAACTGATTCGAGGTAAGTTAACTAgacttatttttctcttttgaaTTGAATGAATTACATACATCAATTTTGTAGGCTTTGGCCGATTTCTTTGATGTTCTTGTATTTTATTAGGTCTTTCATCACCTTTCTCTAGATGACTCCACTTGAGGTTTTGTGAGTAGTGGTAAAAGTTCATCTAACTCTCCTCAACCTCATCTTTTAAGTGCCTTTTTAAGTCTTGTTTTTTTTGGGATTTATATTAGTCTTTGATTTATGAAGCTTAGGTAgccttaattatttatatgttttttctTAAACTGGATAGGTTTTTAGTGTAGTCCAGTTTGTAATTATTTTAGCCTTTGCTTATTATAAAACGAATTTCACATTGAAAAaaacatttataattatataaaacaaTAATTATTTTTGGCTTTACTAATTATTACATGAATTACACATTAAAAAAAGcccttataattatataaaatagaagGACTTATATTCATATAAAACAGATTAATTGACATGATTAACCTTAAATACTTttgttatttgatttttataattttaattattcatgttATTTAGCCAtttagaaatatataaaaaatttgaagaattttaaactttttcaaaatattaaaaaaattaaataattaattttgataaataaaagaaactGATATTAATTTTTTCCTTGCAATTCATTACGATCAAAATAACATATCCAACGTTAGAGAGTGCATATGCTATCGGTATTGGGATATTATAGGtgacttcttttttcttttatttagatAGATATTATAAATAACTTAAATGTTTGTTTAAGATTTTGAATTGAACTTAGAAATTCGTATAGAATCTATAAAATTCATGTCAAAgtaagtttattttattatttttatttaatttttctttttattaaaaattaaattaaagccATACTAAAATCATATTgaattcaaattgaattaatactAAAACCACGTTGaattcaaatcaaatcaaaactaTAATAACaacttatatatatacacataacaTGTTATGTGCGAATACACTcccatattaatttttatctttaatttacattactttttaattttaataaaactataaaatactaATGTAAAAGACAtgcttttatctttttttttatttttattatattaaaaatttattttgtactataattttaagttaatttgatgaaaattattatgtaaaaaaaatatcacaataaGTCAACTatgtaataattattagtataaTTAGATAGATACATTAATATAACTATAGGAATGCTTTCTTAAGCTAAACTACATGATTATAagagatatatatataaatactgTATTTCTCCTAtacattgaaaatttaaaagtttttatgatatcagagtctaattttatttcttttttattgacTATACTGTTATTTTTAAGTCACTCATTTAGAGTACTCCATCTCCATTCACGTCATCGCCCCTCAGGGAAAAAGCTCGGTCTTTAATCTCCTATACATCAAAAATTCGAAAGTTTTTATGATATCAGAGGCTAATGttatttcttttctatttctttttggTTGAGTATACTATTATTTTGAATTCTCTCATTTACAGTACTCTGTTCACCTCACCGCCCCTCAGGAATCAAGCTTTTGGTCATTGATCGACCTCCTGTTAAGATTCAAGCGTGTGGCTCCCACTTGCCACCTAAATTTCTCGCATGTAGCCCATGTGTTGGCGCATGATGGACGCGTGCATCATTTTTCAATGTTCTCCCATAACCACGCTTAATTTTTCTGGTATTTGACACTTCACTTTTTTTTGCTTCTTTTAAATTTTGGTTTTGAATACTATTGCTAGTTTCGGTATTGTAGCTTTGAGTGTTATTTTAGAGATTGGAGCTTTATTAAGGAAATTAGATTGTAGTGAATTGGAATTAATTATAGCTACTGCTAAGAAAAGGGTTTCTCActgtttattattttatatggcTATCATTTGGCTTGGAATTAGCTTTGGAACTATTCTTTAgtttttattagatttattttGTTTGTCAAATGATagttatatttgaaaaaattattttgatatcTGTGGAAGTGTTTGCTTAGCTTTTTTAATATAAAGGTTCGTTAAGACATATCAATTCTTTTGTTACTACTATCGCTAAGTCAAATAAACTCACTTATTGTCTTGTCTCTTCTTCTACATGGGTCATTAATTCATGTGCTACATATCATTTGACAAGTATTTTGATTTCTCATTTGCTTTTCAATCTCATATAACTTCATGCACTGTCACCTTAGTTGATGTATCTAACTCTTATGTTCTGGGTTCTAGAATTAAAAACATTGCAGTCCTTACACCTTCCATCTCTTTATCACCTATTTTGTGTTTGACTCAATTCTTTCTGAAATAGGACGGGAATCGTCAGGAATTTTAACCAATAATATTTGGTTAAGACAAAATTCAGAAAATGAAATATTAGAAGTTgaaatttctaattaaattctCGAAAATTAAAAAGTGTGTCAAATGGCCAAGAAAAtagctatttataataataataacattaatgtggaaaattacaaaaaaagttctaaaaaataaataataaaaatgtaaaattaaccCTCTAAACAATAGAATTTGGGCTTCAAACTTTGTGACAGGCCTATGGCCTcatcacacttttaaaagtcaTCTGTATCGAAATTTCCTTTCCAAAAATCTATTGTGGGCCTCTAACAGACGTCGATAACAAAAGTTAAGTCTGATCCAAGTCTTTTATAAAATCTAAGACTAATTGCTCCGCATCAtttccttccacttgtaaatAACTTGATCTCGAGTTGTCATTAAcaaggtagtactgaaatagatccaccaCGTTAAACgtcttaaaaatttttatatgatctgggaggtcaagaacatagacattgtcattaatcttctgaataatttaaaattggaccaatcttcttTAGGTTAAGTTTTTTCTATCCTTCACCACATTCATTGCgcaaatacaccataacttgatcatcgacattgaaggacttgaaataCCTATGTTTATCAGTTGCAGTTTTATACTTGTTATTAGCTTCCGTAAAGCATTGTTATATCTATTTGGAAACGTCCACATGCTGATTTATTAAGTTGTTTGCTATAGTACTGTTATGAAAACCCGTAGGAAGGGCAATAAGCTCAATTGTATGCGTTAGATTTTCCTTTACATAATTGTAAAGGGTAACATATTTGTAGAGCTATAGACAGAACTGTTGTAAGAAAATTCTGTTTGGACAAGAGCAAGATCCTAAACAGTGTTCTTATCACTACAGATGTAACGTAGCAGATTGCCAAGAGTGCAGTTCACCACTTCAATTTGGCCATCATTTTGGGGATGGACAGTACTACTGTATCGAAGTTCAGTCCCAAAACGTTTTCATAAAGTTACTTAAAAGTGACTTGCTCTATCCCTTAGCATGAaaggattttttttatcaatgacCCTTGATGGATTGTAGATTTTTTTTAGAGCAATTGGTCCTCTTCTTGTCATTTCGTTTGGGAGCTTTTAAATAGTTTGAAGTACTACAAAACCAAAATTTGATCTAGCCTATGGtctttatctcataataatcACTAATCTTGTGAGACTTCTTGTGGAAAGCAAGAAATATATACTTGCAGCTATAAGGTAGATAGGGCTTGCTACTTCGATCAAGGTCTTTTAACTATCCAGTTAAAGGAATGGCTTCATCATAAAAAGAACCACAAATAAGAAAAATGCCTATTATTTTTAAGTCCTAAGGTGATATGGATTCTTTTCCACTAAGAGTACAAAAAGTGTTCTTCAATACATGTAAAAGGCTTGCATAGCACTTGGGTGGCAATTATAAGTGAAGAGCAAAGCATAAATGGCATGGTAGAGTCATGTGTTCTTCAAAAGACGCTTGTTGCTTGCTAGCACATCTTCAACCCATTTCTAATATCCTTTCATGTAGTGAGACTCGCTAGAATTTATAGAAAATGATTTCCATGAGACTTTTTCTTTATGGATCCAGTGTTGCAAAAGTGGCAAATTATGAGTTAAAGGCTTACTAAAGCATAGCGAAGATTGTAGCAAGGATGCCTTGTAGTTGATAATGGTATAAAGATTGTAGTTAAAGATCATGTGTGAGCCTTCAAACTCTAACTTTATAGATGAGGTAGTCCATCGAATATAGACCATGTAGCAGCAAAGAAACCAATGGCAAACTTATGGACAGATGGACAGCAAGGGTAGTACCTTCTTGCTAGTCCTCATTATCGAAGATGATGAGGTTAGACTTAGTATGAGAGGTAGAAAATTCCTTGAAGATGACCATGGTAGAAATTATAACAGccgaaaaaaatgataaaaatattagaagaaaaaaggaaagagaataataataataataataataataataataataataataataataataattagtattaaaaaaagatattatGAATAGGTGGACGCTGCCATGAGCACAAGGCAAAAGTGAAGCGGAAGAAAATTCATTTCTTCCACTCCAAGAAACTCGCCACATGAAGATAGGAGCtctgcatttaatttaaaaaaagggAATGGTCCATGTATACCACGACACATATTCTCACAAATTCAATTTGTGCAAAGAAAAAGCAACCCAATCATGTACAATGATGATGACAAGTCTTCCGTGGAGCCTACCTTTGTCTTTGGTCTAATAACTGGAGCTTCAATCGATTTTGTCTTCGAAGAGTCAATTCTCTTCttcttaaatgcaagaagggtAATGAATTTCATGGTGCA
Proteins encoded in this region:
- the LOC110613122 gene encoding pentatricopeptide repeat-containing protein At3g22150, chloroplastic codes for the protein MSSTSALPIPPSAPSLPSDPSSNYHHHKASRCTVSPPPSPTLAASSVRSRLSRLCVEGQLHLARQLFDAIPRPTTIIWNTIIIGFICNKMPLEALSLYSQLKITHTKCDSYTYSSTLKACAVTGNLTIGKTIHCHFIRCLSYPSRIVYNSLLNMYSTCLSSRCPLNDFDFSKYDLVCNVFKTMPERDVIGWNTVVSWYVKTERYTEAIRQFKIMMKTGINPSLVSFINVFPALSSFGHCKYANALYGLLLKLGSEYVNDLFVVSSAISVYAELCCLDLARKVFDHCLEKNTEVCNTMIGGYVQNDYFFEGIDLFLQAMETEQIVPDDVTFLLVLTAVSQLQLLDLGQLLHAFVIKKLSVLPVRILNALIAMYSRCNSVHTSFRVFLKMPERDVVSWNTMISGFIQNGLYDEGLMLVHEMQEEEYTVDSVTVTCLLSAASNLRNQEIGKQTHAYLVRQGIKFDGMDSYLIEMYAKTGLIRTAQQVFEKNYTRNRDQATWNAMIAGYTQNGLVEEAFVTFSQMLEQNLRPNSVTLASSLPACNPLGSIDSGKQLHGVAIRFLLDHNIFVRTALVDMYSKSGAINYAESIFTKSSEKNSVMYTSMILGYGQNGMVERALSLFHSMQKSGIETDAITFVAVLSACSYAGLVDEGLQIFESMKRDFKIQPSIQHHCCIADMLGRVGRVIEAYEFVKQLGEEGNVMQIWGSLLGACRLHGLIELGEVVANELLEMGSVDSTAGYKVLLSNMYAEEANWESVDKLRKEMREKGLRKEAGCSWIHIAGHVFHFMSKDKNHPHCDEIYEVLERLVLEMKDTDHSPFPGCV